CGCCACCGACCTCCATGGCGTTGGCGGGCTGCAGCGGGTTCTGCGGCTCGGTGCTCTGGTAGCTGAACGTCCCGGCCGCGTTGGCCGCTCCGCCCTCGCTGGACGACGAACCACTACCGCAAGCAGTGGCCGCAAGGGCGACCGCGACAGCTGCGACGACCCACTTGGCCTGGCTGGCACCGCGCATGGGTGTGCCTCCTGAATTCCTGTGTTGCAAACGTGGAGCGCACCGCGGGGGGCTGACCGGCGTCGTCGCCGTTGGTCAGACGGTGCTTTCCTCGCTCAGGTTCGGCGCGCACCCCTGCGCAAACCTTTTGACCCGAGCTCGACTGCACCCACTATCCGTCACGCTCGGATACGAACTAGGCCATTACTGATCTCAATTTGGTCACATGAACGGACACTGAGTTTCGAAAATCGGACATACCAGACATACCCAGACAGGTACTAAACGGACAGTTGTCATGAATGACAGCTCGTCACGTCCGATTAACGAACACTGGCCGGTCGGATGTGCTACGCGCGTTGACTGCGCAGCGTCACGAAAGAGCCCGGCCGGGCACCCCCAAGAGGGGTGCCCGGCCGGGCCGGTGGTACGACGTCAGTTCTTTTTGGCGCGCGAGGCCGTACGGCCACGCTCCTTGGCGTCCAGGACGACCTTGCGGATGCGCACGGTCTCCGGGGTCACCTCGATGCACTCGTCCTCGCGGCAGAACTCGAGGCTCTGCTCCAGCGAGAGCTTGCGCGGCGGCACCAGGTTCTCGGTGGTGTCGGAGGAAGCGGCACGCATGTTGGTGAGCTTCTTCTCCTTGGTGATGTTGATGTCCATGTCGTCCTGGCGCGAGTTCTCGCCGACGATCATGCCCTCGTACACCTCGGTGGTGGGCTCGACGAAGAGCGTGCCACGCTCCTGGATGCCCATCATCGCGAACGGCGTCACGACGCCCGCGCGGTCGGCCACCAGCGAACCGTTGTTGCGCATCCGGAGCTCGCCGAACCACGGCTCGTGGCCCTCGAAGATGGAGTGCGCGATACCCGTGCCACGGGTGTCGGTCAGGAACTGGGTACGGAAGCCGATCAGGCCACGCGACGGGACGATGAACTCCATGCGCACCCAGCCGGAGCCGTGGTTCGTCATGGTCTCCATCCGGCCCTTGCGGGTCGCCATCAGCTGGGTGATGGCACCGAGGTACTCCTCGGGGCTGTCGATGGTCATCCGCTCGACCGGCTCGTGGGTCTTGCCGTTGATGACCTTGGTGACCACCTGCGGCTTGCCGACGGTGAGCTCGAACAGCTCCCGGCGCATGGTCTCGACCAGGATGGCGAGCGCCAGCTCACCACGGCCCTGGACCTCCCAGGCGTCCGGACGCTCGGTCGGGAGCACGCGGAGCGAGACGTTACCGATCAGCTCACGGTCCAGGCGGTCCTTCACCATGCGGGCGGTGACCTTGTGGCCCTTGCCGCCCTTGCCGACCAGCGGCGAGGTGTTGGTGCCGATGACCATCGAGATGGCCGGCTCGTCGACCGTGATCAGCGGCAGCGCGATCGGGTTCTCCGGGTCGGCCAGGGTCTCGCCGATCATGATGTCCGGGATACCCGCGACGGCGCAGATGTCGCCGGGGCCGGCCACCTCGGCCGGCTTGCGGGTGAGCGCCTCGGTCATCAGCAGCTCGGTGATCTTGACGTTCTGGATCGTGCCGTCGCGCTTGATCCACGCGACCTGCTGACCCTTGCGCAGCTCGCCCTGCTCGACGCGGCAGAGCGCGATACGGCCGAGGAAGTTGTCGGCGTCCAGGTTGGTGACGTGGGCCTGGAGCGGCGCGGCGTCGTCGTAGACCGGGGCCGGGACGTGCTCCAGGATGGTGGAGAAGAACGGCTCCAGCGAGTCGCTGTCGGCCGGGACCGTGCCGTTCTCGGGCTTGGTCATCGAGGCCACGCCGTCACGCGCACAGGCGTAGACGATCGGGAACTCGATCTGGTCCTCGGTCGCGTCCAGGTCCAGGAACAGGTCGTAGGTCTCGTTGATGACCTCGTCGATCCGGGAGTCCGGGCGGTCCGTCTTGTTGATGCAGAGGATGACCGGAAGCTTGGCGGTCAGCGCCTTGCGGAGCACGAAGCGGGTCTGCGGCAGCGGACCCTCGGAGGCGTCCACCAGCAGCACGACGGCGTCGACCATGGACAGGCCGCGCTCGACCTCGCCACCGAAGTCGGCGTGGCCGGGGGTGTCGATGATGTTGATGGTGATCGGCGCGCCACCCTCCTTGGGGTGGTACTTCACCGCCGTGTTCTTCGCGAGAATGGTGATGCCCTTCTCGCGCTCCAGGTCGTTGGAGTCCATCATCCGGTCGTCGAGGTGCTGGTGGGCGGCGAAGGCACCGGCCTGCTTCAGCATGGCGTCGACCAGGGTCGTCTTGCCGTGGTCGACGTGGGCGACGATGGCAACGTTACGAATGTCACTGCGCGTGGGCATGCTGAGCGAAACTCCCGGATCGTGGGTTACGGCGCCCGGCTGCGTTCAGCGTTGATCAGCGTCTTCGCCGCGGCCGACCTGCGATCACTGTTGATCGCTGCCGCCCGTTCCGCCTGCTACTACCGGTCCACCCGCCGGGCACGACATGCCACGGCTTCCTCCTATGGTACGTGGAACCACCCAGGGCCACCGAAACGGGCAGGCCGGACGGGTACCGCCGCAGGTCCGGAGCGTCAGCCGCGGCGGAGTCCGAGGTCCTGGAAGCGCGGCGAGGCGAAGCCGAAGGCGCCCGCGTTCGCCACCTCGTCACGGACCGCGACCAGGTCCGGACGCTGGTAGAGCGGGACGGAGTGGGCCAGCTGCCAGATCCGGGCGTCGGCCTTCTGCAGCACGGCCTGCCGGGCCCCCGGATCGAGTTCGGCCGCCGCCTCGGCGAGCAGGTGGTCGATCTCCTCGCTGCCGGTCCTGGCGTAGTTGCGGCCGACCACCGGCAGCCCGTCCGGGCCTGGCTGGGGCTTGCTGTACCGGGCGGTCGCGCCGGTCGCGTCCGCCGTGGCCGGCCAGGAGAACAGGGCCAGGTCGTACTCACCGGTGGCCAGGTGGTCGCGCAGGAAGCTCTCCGCCGGGACGGCCTGCGGGCGCACCGCGATGCCCGCCCCGGCCAGGTCCGCGGTGAGCGCGTCCGCCACCCGGCGGGCGGAGGCGGAGCCGTCCGGGATCAGCAGGCCGAGCGTCAGCTCCTTGCCGTCCTTGCTGCGGGCCGCGCCGCCGGTGTGCCAGCCGGCCCGGTCGAGCAGCTCGGCGGCGGAGGCGGTGCCGAGGGCGGTGCCGTTGTCCTGGTAGCCCTCCTGACCCGCCATCAGCAGGTGGTGCCCGAGCGGTACGGCGGCCAGTCCGAACGGGGTGACGGCGGCCTCGGCGACCCGCTGCCGGTCGACCGCGCGGGCCACCGCCCGGCGGACGTCGGGGTCGGCCAGCGGGCCCCGGGTGCCGTTCAGGGTGAGCTGGGCGAAGGACGGGGCGGCGGCCCGGTGCAGCTTCAGGCCCGGCAGCGCCTCGGCCCGGCGCAGCGCCTGGGCGGACGCCTCGGCGAGGGCGGCCGCGTCCGGCGGGGCGGCGCTGGTCTTGGCGTTGGCCGGGGCCGCGTGGTCGACGGTGTCGGTGAGCGCGGCGATGTCCAGCTTTCCCTGGTCCAGGGCGTCCAGCCGCCCGGCGGCCGGGGTGGCCAGGAAGTCGATGGCCTCCGCCTTGGCCGGGTCGCCCCACCACTGCGGGTTGCGGACCACGGTCGCCCGGCCGCCCGCCCGGTCGTACGTCTTCACGGTGAACGGGCCGGCTGACGGGGCGTTGGTCAGCGGCTGGTTGAACGCGGCCGGGGTCGCGGTGGCGGCGGCCGGGTAGAGCGGGCTGAACAGCGTCCGCCAGCCGGCGTACGGCTGCTTGAAGGCGACCTTGACCTCGCGGGCGTCCGCGCCCTGGGTGACGGCGGCGATCGCGGCGTAGCCCGCCGGGTGCTCGCTGCGGTAGGCCGGGTCGGCGCCGTCGCCCAGGGCGTGCCACTGGGCGGTGAAGTCGGCGGCGGTGATCGGGGTGCCGTCGGTCCAGACCGCCTTCGGGTTGAGGCGGTAGGTGACGGTCTGCGGGCTCTGCCCGGCCGGGGTGGACTCGGCGGCGGTCAGGTAGTCCGGGTCGGTGGTGGGGCGGGCGTGGTCGTCCAGCCGGAACAGGTGCGGCAGCAGGGCCCCGGTGAGCAGCTCGGTGTCGGCGGTGGCCTCCGGCTGGAACACGTTGAGCGTCGCCGGGACCGCCTCCACCGCCCACCGCAACGTCCCGCCGTCCCGGACCTGGTCACGGTCGACGGCGGTGAGGTCGGACGCCGCCGGCTGGGCCGAGCGGTCCTCGGAACAGCCGGCCAGCGACATGGTCAGAACGGCAACGGCGAGGAGCTGACGGGCACGCATCTCCCGAGTGAAACGGTCACCACGGGCCTGGCCGGCCTGACACGGCGTCAGCGTGCTCAGAAACACCCGGTTGCACTACCCAGGGGCTCGTGCGGGTCACTGCGAAAGTTCCTGACCATCTACGCAGGTTGAACGCTCCCGAGGTCGGCGCCGCCGTTCCCCGGGCCCCTGGTGGCTGATGCCCGGAGGGCCACTAGAGGGCCAGTTCGAACCAGACGATCTTGCCGTTGGGGGTACGGCGGCTGCCCCAGCGTTCGGCGAGGAGGCTGACGAGTTGGAGGCCGCGGCCGCCTTCGTCGGTCTCCTGGGCGCGGCGTTGGCGGGGCTGGGCGTAGCCGTCGTCCCAGACTTCGCAGACCACCGTGCGGTCCCGGAGCAGCCGTAGGCGGATGTCGCCGCGGCCGTGCCGGAGGGCGTTCGTGACCAGTTCGCTGACCAGGAGTTCGGTGGTGTCGACCAGTTCGTCCAGGCCGCGGCCCCGCAGCCAGGAGCAGGCGCGTTCGCGGGCCTTGCCGACCGAGGTGGGTTCGGAGGGGAGCCGCCAGTCGCCGACGGCGTCCTCGGGGAGGGGCTGGACCTTGGCCATCAGGAGGGCGATGTCGTCCTCGCCGTGATGCGGGATCAGCTCGTGCAGGACCTCGTCGCAGAGGCTCTCCAGCTCGCGGGAGCCGCCGGTGAGGGCGGTCCGGAAGGCGCGCAGGCCCTCGTCCAGCTGGTGCTTGCGGGACTCCACCAGGCCGTCGGTGTAGAGGCCGAGCACGGCGCCGTCCGGCAGCGTGACGGTGACCTCCTCGAAGGGCTCGCCGCCGACGCCGAGCGGGAGGCCGGGCGGGACCTCGAGCATCCGGGCGGGCTCGCCGGGGCTGAGCAGGACGGGTGGCAGGTGGCCCGCGTTGGCGAAGATGCAGCGCTGCTTGACGGCGTCGTAGACGGCGTAGACGCAGGTGGCGAGGTAGACCTCGGCCTCCTCGCCGGGGGCGGTGGTGTCGCCGCCGAGGCCGCGGGCGATCTCGTCGAGGGCGGTGAGCACCTCGGCCGGGTCGAGTTCGAGCAGGGCCAGGGTGCGGACGGCGGTGCGGAGTTGGCCCATCGCGACGGCGGCGCGCAGGCCGCGGCCCATCACGTCGCCGATCACCAGGGCGGTCCGGCTGCCGGGCAGCGGGATGACGTCGAACCAGTCGCCGCCGACCTCGGTGTTGTTGTTGCTGGGCAGGTAGCGGCGGGCGATCTCCAGGCCGGTGGCGGCCGGGTTGCCCGGGGGGAGCAGGCTGCGCTGGAGGATCAGCGCGCGCTCGTGCTCGCGGCGGTAGAGCCGGGCGTTGTCGACGCAGACGGCGGCGCGGGCGACCAGCTCCTCGGCGATCGCCACGTCCCGGGCGTCGAAGGGTTCGCTGCCGATCGCGCGGGAGAGCTGGACCAGGCCGAGCACCTGGTCGCGGGCGACCAGCGGGACCACCAGGGTGGAGCGCAGCAGCGGGTCGGGGCCCGGCTGCGGGACCACGCTGCGGCCGGTGCGCAGCGCGCGGGCGTGCGGGGAGCGGCGGGGGTAACAGAGCGAGCCGCCGGCCTCGGCGACCGGGACGGCGCCCTCGGCCCCGAGCACGCTGGAGGCGCCGCCGACCACGCTGGAGACGGCCACCCGGCGCAGCTCGCCGCAGCCGTCGGCGGTGCCGGTCTGGCCGGAGACCGGGCCGGACTCGCCGGACAGCAGGGCGGTGTAGAGGTCGACGCTGGCCAGGTCGCAGAACTGCGGGACGATCACGTCGAGCAGTTCCTTGGCGGTGGTCTCCAGGTCGAGGGTGGAGCCGATGTGGGTGCTGGCCTCGTTCAGCAGCGCCAGGCTGCGCCGGACCCCGGCCGCCTCGCGCTCGGCGACATGACGGCTCGTCACGTCCAGCACCTGGCCGGCCACGCCCATCGGGCGGCCGTTGGCGCTGTTCAGCCGGTACAGCGAGATCGCCCAGCGGCGGCCGCCGTCCCGGGCCGGCACCGTGGAGGTGCGCGGGACCGCGCCGGTGAAGCGCAGGTCGAGCACCGGGCCGCCGCCCGCCAGCACCTTGCGCAGCGCGACCATCAGCCGGTCCGCCTCGCCGGGCAGGAACAGGTCGTACGGGTTGAGCCCGGGCAGTTCGTGGGTAGGCAGGCCGACGGCGGAGGCGAAAGCCTGGTTCACCCGCTGCAGGCGCAGCTCGGGGTCGAACAGGAAGAAGCCGGTCGGGGTCTGCCCGAAGACCGCCTCGGAGGCGGCCAGGTCGGTCTCGATCCGGCGCAGCCGGCCGAGGTCGACGGCCAGGCAGGTGGCGCCCGGGGTGCCGCTGTCTGGCATCACGTACAGCTCGGCCAGGCCCTCGGCGCCAGTGGCGTCCCGGTACGGGGCGGTGCCGACCCACTCCTCGCCCGCGAGGATGCTCTCGAGCCGGGCCCGGCCGCGCTGCCAGAGCTCGCGCGGCACGAAGGTGGTCACCGGGTCGGTGCCGACCGCCTCCTCGGCGGCGACGCCGAAGAACTCGGCCGCGCGGGCGCTCCACTGGGTGATCCGGCCGTCCGGGCCGATCGCGAAGGTGGCGACCCGGATGTAGTCGTAGATCGTGCCGGACTTGTCGTAGTCACCCCAGTCGGCGACCGCGGCCGCCCGGAGCTTCGGACCGCTCGGCTGCCCGGGCACGGCGACATGGCCGCTGTCGCTCGACGCTTTCCACGCCGGGATGCTGTTCAACGGTCCGATCCCCTCCAACCCGCGCCCATCCGGATGTCGAGAACACCGAGTATTCATCATCGGAGGGCAGGCGCACACGCCCCCAACATCACAACATCGACTCAGGACTCCACTTCCCTGCTCCTCCTTACCCGGGGGAGCCTGTTCGAACCACCGGCGGGCCGCAAGATCGCTGGTCGGGCGGCCGGGCCCCCGGGTCTCCACAAGTCTTCACAAGTTACCGACGGGTCTGACAAGATCGTGCGCCGCGCCTTGTTCCGGCCAGGACAACCACCGTCGTCCGGCCCGGTGGGCGCCTCGATCTCGTCCAGGGGGACTCTGTCATGCGCTCATCCCGCGTCGCCGGTCTGGCTGCGCTCGTCCTGTCCGTCACCGGCGGCCTGCCACTGGCCCTGCCGGCCTCGGCCGCGGCAGGCACGCTGTACGTCGACAACAACGTCAACTGCTCCGACACCGGCGGCGGTTCGCAGGCCCTGCCGTACTGCACGGTCGGCGCCGCCGCGAAGGCGGCCCAGCCCGGGCAGACCGTCCGGATCGGCAAGGGCCGGTACGAGGAGCCGCTGGTGCCGGCCCGTTCCGGTACGCCGGGGTCGCCGATCACCTTCACGGGAGCGGGCGGCTCGGCCACCGAACTCGACAACGGCGGCCCGGCGGTCAGCCTGGTCGGGCTGCACGATGTGGTGGTCAGCGGGCTCAAACTGACCGGCCATCAGGAGGTCGTGGCCATCCGGGACTCCAGCCGGATCGGGCTGGACGGGCTGACCGTGAACGGCGTCGGGACGGCCGGCCGGGCCGGGGTGTGGATCGGGCCCGGCAGCGCCGAGGTGACGCTGAGCCGCACCCGGATCACCAGCGACAGCGGTGCCGGCGTACAGGTCGAGGGCGGCGCGACCGGTGTCGTGCTGACCACCAACCTGGTCTCCGCCGTGAACGCCCGGGGCATCGCGGTCACCGACTCCCCCGGCGCCGTGGTGAACGGCAACTCGGTGTACGGCAGTTGCGGCCCCGGCGTGGAGCTGGCCGGGGCGTCCGGCGGCGCGGTGGTGAAGAACAACGCGCTGACCCTGGCCACTCCGGGCGACGACCCGTGCAAGGACGTCGCACCGGTCGACCTGGCCGTCTCGGCGGCCTCGGTGCCCGGCACCGTGGCCGACTACAACTACCTCGCCACCGGCACCAGCAGGCCCTACCGCTGGGCCGGCACGGAGTACCGCGACGTGGCCGCCTTCCGGGCCGCCACCGGCCAGGGCGGGCACGACCTGAGCGGGCCGCGCGGCCTGCCGACCAACCCGGTCGAGTACTCGCCGCTGATCGACTCGGCGGACCCCACCGCCCCCGGCACGCTGGCCACCGACCTGAACGGCCGGGCCAGGACCGACGACCCGCTGGTCGCCAACTCCGGCACCGGAAATGGCTTCCACGACCGGGGCGCGGTCGAGCGCCAGGACCCGTTCACCTTCGACGTGGACGTCCAGCGCAGCTTCACCGGCGACTCGAACACCGACATCACCATCAGCGACTGGAGCAGCTCGCCCTGGACTCCGGGCGCCGCCGTCGACTCCTCGGTGGACTTCGGCGACGGCAGCGCCCGGGTCTCCCCGATACCCGCCCAACTGACCCACACCTACCCGCGCTTCGGCAGCTACACCGTCACCGCCACCGCCACCAACGCGCTCGGCGTCGCCCGTACGGTCGTCAAGCAGGTCACCGTCGCCGAGCCGGTGCTCAAGCCCTCACTGACCGTCAGCCGGCAGGACGACCTGCCGCTGGACACCGACCCGCTCCGGGTGAAGGCCATCGCCGGGGCGGAGACCAGCCGGCCGGTGACCGGGTACAGCTACGACTTCGGCGACGGCACCCCGGCCGGGGCCGACGCCTCGCACCGCTACGCCAAGCCCGGCAGCTACACCGTCACGGTCACCGCCACGGACACCAAGGGCCGGACCGCCAAGGCCAGTTCGCCGATCACGGTGGGCGGCAGCTACCAGCAGCTGTACCGGCCGTCACGGCTGCTGGACAGCCGGACGGGCGGGCAGCCGGTCCGCTCCGGGCAGATCCTCAGCATCGACGTCACCAGCAACGTCGCCGCCCCCGAGGACGGCCAGGTGACCGCCGTGCTGCTGAACCTGACCGCCACCGACGCGAGCGGCAACGGCTTCGTCACCGCCTACCCCGGCGGCAGCGCGCGCCCCACCGTCTCCAGCCTCAACTACGCCACCGGGCAGACCGTGGCCAACTCGGTGGTGGTCCCGGTCGGCCCGGACGGCACCGTGCAGATCTACAACGGCGGCCCGGCGGTCGCCCTGCTGGCCGACATCACCGGCTACTGGACGGTCCGGCCCAACGGCCCCGCCAACAACCTGACCTCGGCCCAGCAGACCCGGGTGCTGGACTCCCGGACCGGCGTCGGCGTCCCCAAGAACCGCATCGGCGGCGCCCTGGCGCCGGTCACCTTCCAGGTCCGGGACACGGCCGGGCTGCCGCCCGAGGCCAACGCGGTGGTGCTCAACGTGACCGCCACCGAGTCGGCGGGCCCCGGCTACCTGACCGCCAACACGGCGAGCGACCCGGCCACCTCCA
This genomic interval from Kitasatospora gansuensis contains the following:
- the typA gene encoding translational GTPase TypA — protein: MPTRSDIRNVAIVAHVDHGKTTLVDAMLKQAGAFAAHQHLDDRMMDSNDLEREKGITILAKNTAVKYHPKEGGAPITINIIDTPGHADFGGEVERGLSMVDAVVLLVDASEGPLPQTRFVLRKALTAKLPVILCINKTDRPDSRIDEVINETYDLFLDLDATEDQIEFPIVYACARDGVASMTKPENGTVPADSDSLEPFFSTILEHVPAPVYDDAAPLQAHVTNLDADNFLGRIALCRVEQGELRKGQQVAWIKRDGTIQNVKITELLMTEALTRKPAEVAGPGDICAVAGIPDIMIGETLADPENPIALPLITVDEPAISMVIGTNTSPLVGKGGKGHKVTARMVKDRLDRELIGNVSLRVLPTERPDAWEVQGRGELALAILVETMRRELFELTVGKPQVVTKVINGKTHEPVERMTIDSPEEYLGAITQLMATRKGRMETMTNHGSGWVRMEFIVPSRGLIGFRTQFLTDTRGTGIAHSIFEGHEPWFGELRMRNNGSLVADRAGVVTPFAMMGIQERGTLFVEPTTEVYEGMIVGENSRQDDMDINITKEKKLTNMRAASSDTTENLVPPRKLSLEQSLEFCREDECIEVTPETVRIRKVVLDAKERGRTASRAKKN
- a CDS encoding ABC transporter family substrate-binding protein, which gives rise to MRARQLLAVAVLTMSLAGCSEDRSAQPAASDLTAVDRDQVRDGGTLRWAVEAVPATLNVFQPEATADTELLTGALLPHLFRLDDHARPTTDPDYLTAAESTPAGQSPQTVTYRLNPKAVWTDGTPITAADFTAQWHALGDGADPAYRSEHPAGYAAIAAVTQGADAREVKVAFKQPYAGWRTLFSPLYPAAATATPAAFNQPLTNAPSAGPFTVKTYDRAGGRATVVRNPQWWGDPAKAEAIDFLATPAAGRLDALDQGKLDIAALTDTVDHAAPANAKTSAAPPDAAALAEASAQALRRAEALPGLKLHRAAAPSFAQLTLNGTRGPLADPDVRRAVARAVDRQRVAEAAVTPFGLAAVPLGHHLLMAGQEGYQDNGTALGTASAAELLDRAGWHTGGAARSKDGKELTLGLLIPDGSASARRVADALTADLAGAGIAVRPQAVPAESFLRDHLATGEYDLALFSWPATADATGATARYSKPQPGPDGLPVVGRNYARTGSEEIDHLLAEAAAELDPGARQAVLQKADARIWQLAHSVPLYQRPDLVAVRDEVANAGAFGFASPRFQDLGLRRG
- a CDS encoding SpoIIE family protein phosphatase, with protein sequence MNTRCSRHPDGRGLEGIGPLNSIPAWKASSDSGHVAVPGQPSGPKLRAAAVADWGDYDKSGTIYDYIRVATFAIGPDGRITQWSARAAEFFGVAAEEAVGTDPVTTFVPRELWQRGRARLESILAGEEWVGTAPYRDATGAEGLAELYVMPDSGTPGATCLAVDLGRLRRIETDLAASEAVFGQTPTGFFLFDPELRLQRVNQAFASAVGLPTHELPGLNPYDLFLPGEADRLMVALRKVLAGGGPVLDLRFTGAVPRTSTVPARDGGRRWAISLYRLNSANGRPMGVAGQVLDVTSRHVAEREAAGVRRSLALLNEASTHIGSTLDLETTAKELLDVIVPQFCDLASVDLYTALLSGESGPVSGQTGTADGCGELRRVAVSSVVGGASSVLGAEGAVPVAEAGGSLCYPRRSPHARALRTGRSVVPQPGPDPLLRSTLVVPLVARDQVLGLVQLSRAIGSEPFDARDVAIAEELVARAAVCVDNARLYRREHERALILQRSLLPPGNPAATGLEIARRYLPSNNNTEVGGDWFDVIPLPGSRTALVIGDVMGRGLRAAVAMGQLRTAVRTLALLELDPAEVLTALDEIARGLGGDTTAPGEEAEVYLATCVYAVYDAVKQRCIFANAGHLPPVLLSPGEPARMLEVPPGLPLGVGGEPFEEVTVTLPDGAVLGLYTDGLVESRKHQLDEGLRAFRTALTGGSRELESLCDEVLHELIPHHGEDDIALLMAKVQPLPEDAVGDWRLPSEPTSVGKARERACSWLRGRGLDELVDTTELLVSELVTNALRHGRGDIRLRLLRDRTVVCEVWDDGYAQPRQRRAQETDEGGRGLQLVSLLAERWGSRRTPNGKIVWFELAL
- a CDS encoding PKD domain-containing protein is translated as MRSSRVAGLAALVLSVTGGLPLALPASAAAGTLYVDNNVNCSDTGGGSQALPYCTVGAAAKAAQPGQTVRIGKGRYEEPLVPARSGTPGSPITFTGAGGSATELDNGGPAVSLVGLHDVVVSGLKLTGHQEVVAIRDSSRIGLDGLTVNGVGTAGRAGVWIGPGSAEVTLSRTRITSDSGAGVQVEGGATGVVLTTNLVSAVNARGIAVTDSPGAVVNGNSVYGSCGPGVELAGASGGAVVKNNALTLATPGDDPCKDVAPVDLAVSAASVPGTVADYNYLATGTSRPYRWAGTEYRDVAAFRAATGQGGHDLSGPRGLPTNPVEYSPLIDSADPTAPGTLATDLNGRARTDDPLVANSGTGNGFHDRGAVERQDPFTFDVDVQRSFTGDSNTDITISDWSSSPWTPGAAVDSSVDFGDGSARVSPIPAQLTHTYPRFGSYTVTATATNALGVARTVVKQVTVAEPVLKPSLTVSRQDDLPLDTDPLRVKAIAGAETSRPVTGYSYDFGDGTPAGADASHRYAKPGSYTVTVTATDTKGRTAKASSPITVGGSYQQLYRPSRLLDSRTGGQPVRSGQILSIDVTSNVAAPEDGQVTAVLLNLTATDASGNGFVTAYPGGSARPTVSSLNYATGQTVANSVVVPVGPDGTVQIYNGGPAVALLADITGYWTVRPNGPANNLTSAQQTRVLDSRTGVGVPKNRIGGALAPVTFQVRDTAGLPPEANAVVLNVTATESAGPGYLTANTASDPATSSLNYAAGQTVANQVTLPIAPDGTVTLYNVGSSLHLVADVQGFYSTAHGAPYVATAPTRLLDTREGGRTISPAGSVRVKVAGVAGAPAGVRSVLVNLTVTGPTTGGYLTAYAGGTPRPNTSAVNFTPGATVPNLVLVPVSADGYIEVYSSAARADVVVDLQGYTA